From Chryseotalea sp. WA131a:
CATTTCACAACAGCTTTTAATCTCTTAGGATTCTCCTTCAAAAAGGCACCCCACGATGCAACTTTTTTTCGATTGCTGGCTGCAATCCCTTTGGAATAGTGATGGCAAACCGCTACCGCCAGTGCATCGCTGGCGTCTAATAGTTTGGGCAATTCTTTGATTGAAAAAATCTGCATCAGCATTCTGGCTACTTGCTCTTTGCTGGCATTTCCATTTCCGGTTACGGATTGCTTTACTTTTTTAGGTGCGTATTCAGTAATGGGCACTTCTCGGTAAAGTGCGGCAGACATCGCCACCCCTTGCGCGCGCCCAAGCTTGAGCATAGATTGAACATTTTTCCCGAAGAAAGGAGCTTCTAGCGCTACTTCATCCGGCTTGTATTCGTCTACCAGCCCGAGCACACGGTCAAATATTTTTTTAAGCTTCAGCGCATGGTCGCCATACTTGCCCATGTTGATAACACCATATTGTAAAAGCGTTAATTGATTGCCTTTGATAAGAATGATGGCATAACCCATTACATTCGTGCCGGGGTCGAGCCCTAAAACAATTCGCTCCTTTGCAGACTTCAGGTTTTCTTTGATTGTTTTTTTCTCCATTTTGCTGGGCAAGTTATAGTTATATGACGCTTTTACAAAACAAGGTTAGCCAAAACAGGCGAGTAGGTTGCCCTGCCAACGGCCAACTGCCAACTGCCGACTATTTCCAATGACTCTCTACTTTTTAATCATATTCGGAATCTACTTCGTGCTCGTGCTTGCCTTTCTGGTTGGCTGGTTTATAGCGATTCAATCCGATACCAAAAATTTAGTTGAGGGGCGTTTCATCACCGTCATTGTGCCGTTTAGAAACGAGGAGAAATGTATTTTAGATTTACTTAACTCCATTGCCAAACAAACCTATCCTCCAAATTTATTTGAAGTGATTTGTATAGATGATGATTCTACTGATGCTTCGAAATCAAAAGTAGAACTCTTCTGCCAGCAACATTCAAATTTTAAATGTATCCAGTTGGGTGATGGAATGGTTGGGAAAAAGAAAGCCATCACGCTGGGCATACTACAAAGTAAGGGAGAGCTTATCGTCACAACAGATGCAGACTGTACGGTAAGTCCTCAATGGTTGGAAAAGATAAATTCAAAATTTTCAAATCAAACCCAGCTATTGATAGGTGCCGTTAAAATTGAATCGAACGGTACTTTCTTTTCGAAATTGCAGGCCACGGAGTTTGCCAGTTTGATTGGGTCAGGTTTTGCCACATCGGCCTACCAATTACCCACCATGGCCAATGGTGCCAACCTAGCCTTTCGAAAGCAAGCATTTGATGAAGTAAATGGCTATGCGGGAAGTTTTGAGATTGCTTCGGGAGATGACGAGCATCTGATGCGTAAAATTAAAATGGCTTTCCCTAATTCCATTCAGGTATTGGCACAACCTGAAGCAATTGTTTCAACCCAGCCACAACCTTCTTTGAATGACTTTGTTCAACAACGTGTTCGGTGGGCTGGTAAGTGGAAGTTCAATCAATCGGTCTTTACTCGACTTTTGGCGGTATTTGTTCTACTATTTCAAGTTAGTTGGTTGGCACTGATTTTATTTTTTGCTTTTGGAAAAACGAACTCACAAGTGAGCATGGGATTGATTCTTACCAAAATATTTCTGGAGTTTCTTTTTTTATATGCCGTTCAGTTGTTTCTGAAAATGAAATGGCAGTGGATGCCTTTTTTTGCGTTGCAACTTCTTTACCCGATGTATGTTGTGTTTGTGGCGGTTAGATCTAATTTCCTCCATCCAAATTGGAAAGACCGAACGGTTTAGGTTGTATTTTTTTCATTCAAATTGTTTACCTTCGATAAAATTTCAATTCCTATGAAATCTGAGGAGAGAATCATTGAGCTTTTGGCAGAATGTCTGAAAAAAACTGATCAACTTCTTGATAGGATGGATCGTACTGACAAAAGCGTTGAAATAATGAGCAGAGCGCTTGCGGAAGACGGCATAAAATTTAATCAGATGAACGAAAAGTTCAATGAGATGAACGAGAAGTTCAATGAGATGAATCAGAGATTTGATGAGAGGAATCAAAGATTCGAAGAAAAGTTCACGCAAATGAATAGCAAATTTGATACGATGAACGAAAAATTCGACATCATAAATCAAGACATCAAGATTATGCTTGGCGAACTTATCTCTCTTTCAAAAAGAGTGTCTGTTATAGAAGAGAAGTAGCAAAGAACATCAAATTACCCTTTCTCGTACCAACTTCGCTTCGTATTTTTACACCATGCCCGAAGCTGCCCTACGTAAAAAATTAGAAAAGAAAGAACTGGAACTCAATTCTTTGCTGGAGATAACACAGGCTATTAATAATAACGTTTCAGAAGATTCCCTTTATAAGATTTTTAAGTTCACCCTCCGTTCAAATTTGCAACTTACCAAGTTGGCTCTTTTTGTGCGCGATCAAATTTGGAATTGTAAAGTAAACTTTGGCACCACGGCCAACTTTATGAAATCGAAGCTGGACAGCCGTTTTGAAATGGTGAAGCGCATCCACCAGATGACGGAGTTTGAACAATGCCCATTCCACGAGTTTGACATGGTCATCCCCATCGCGCATAAAGGCGAAACACTTGCATTGGTTTTTGTGGGTGGATTAAACCATCAACCCAATTCACCAGAGTTGGAAGAGAACGTGAAGTTTATTCAGGCACTAAGTAATATCATTGTGGTGGCCATCGAGAATATGAAGTTGGCCAATCAACAACTACAACAAGAAGCCTTTCGCAAAGAATTGGAGATCGCCAGCGATGTACAGCAGTTTCTTTTTCCAGAAAAATTACCAAATACCGAACACCTAAAAATTGAAGCCAGTTATTTGCCTCATGATATTATTGGTGGCGATTATTACGACTACATCCCCATCAACAAGAATCAATTTTTGATTTGCGTTGCCGATGTCAGTGGTAAGGGAATTCCTGCCGCACTGATGATGAGTAATTTTCAAGCTTCGTTGCGAACACTATTGCGACAAACACCTAACCTCACTGAAATTGTGGAAGCACTTAATTACCAAGTGTTCGACAATGCGAAAGGCGAAAAGTTCATTACTTTTTTTGGGGCGATTTACGATATCAATTTGCGAACAATGGTCTATGTCAATGCTGGCCATAATCCGCCCCTATTATTCGATAAGAAAAACGGTGTGCGATTGCTTGAAGACGGCAGCACGGTGCTTGGTGCCATGCAGTCGTTGCCTTTTATCAACGAAGGTTTTATTACAGATTTGGCTGAATTTACGCTATTGGCCTATACCGATGGTGTAACAGAAACTAGCAACGATGAGGGAGTCGAATTTGGCCAACAGGCTTTGATTGATTATTTTGAAATGAATAACCAAAAAGAGTTGAGCACCATCCACCAAGACATTATTGTACAGCTAGATGGCTTCAAGGGCCGTAATAGCTACCGCGATGATATCACCTTGTTGACTTGTCGAGTTGAGTGATGAACAAAGCCCCCTTAAGCAGAAACCAAAAACTAATTCTACTGATCCCGCCTTTGTGGGCAAGCCTATTTGATATTGTTGTTACCATTGTTCATCAGCCTCAGGAATATTGGAGTGGCAAACTAACTGCCGCCAACGAAGGCAATCCCATTGGTAAATTTATGATGACCAATCATGTCAGTGGTATTTTTATCATATCTATATTCTGGTTAGCACTTATTGCTGTGTTGGGATATTACCTATCAAGAATGCTGTCACGAATCTTTCTTGTTTTTGTTTTGATTGTTCATTGTTGGGCTGCCTCCACTTGGATAAGTCCTCGATATGGATTTTGGTCGGTCATTGTTTTAATGGCTTTCAATTCGATTTTGTTTTGTTGGATGGATGCGTTAGTAGCTAAGAATCACAAATCACCAATCCCTGCCCAGCGCCTCGCAGGGACAAATCAACAATCATAAATGCTTATATACCGCACCCCTTCCTTCCTTCCATGGATATTCTCCAATCTTCTATGGCGAGTGGAAACCAAAGCCAAAGAAATTTATCTCACGTTCGATGATGGCCCCATACCCGGCCCAACTGAATTTGTGTTGGATACATTGAAGCAGTTCAATGCCAAAGCAACTTTTTTTTGCATTGGTGAAAACATTAGTAAGCATCCAGAAATATTTCAACAAGTTATTATCGAAGGCCATGCCGTAGGCAATCACACCTTCAATCACATGAAAGGATGGAGTACTTCTACAGAGAAATATGTTTCCAATGTGGAGCTGTGTGCCAATGAAATCAGAGAGAAGTTACCAATTGCTGGTTACCAATTGCCTGTAACCAGCAACAAGCAACTTGAAACTAGCCTTCTCTTCCGTCCTCCTTACGGTCGAATTCGCCCAAAGCAAATTAAAATGTTGAAAGGGAAATATCAGATTGTGATGTGGGATGTGTTGACTTCCGATTACAATATATCACAATCGCCAGAAGGATGTTTGAAAGGCAGCATCAAAGCCACCCGACCTGGGTCAATCGTTGTGTTTCATGATAGCCTAAAAGCGGAGCGAAATATGAAATACGCATTGCCGAGATATTTGGAGTATTTCGTGAGGCAGGGTTATATTTTTAAGGAATTAGCAGACAGGAGATAGTAGGTAGGAGATTTTTGCTACTGAATACGCTTACCAACCACCACTTACCAATGACTACTGACCACGTACCAACAACAATTCATCGACCTTGAAAACCCTAATCACTCCACTCGACTGGGGCCTCGGCCATGCCACACGCTGTGTACCTGTTATTCGTGCACTGATGGATAAGGGGCATGAGGTGTTTGTTGCATCGAGCGGAAGTGCATTGATATTGTTAAAGCAAGAATTTCCTACGCTTCAATTTTTTGAATTACCATCTTATAATCCAATCTATTCTTCCAAGAGTTGGTTAGTTATAAAGTTGTTGAGTCAAGTATTCAAATTTGTTAATGCGATAAAGAAGGAGCATCGGCAAATTCAACACTTAGTAAATGAACATCATTTTGGTTTGATTATCTCCGACCATCGATATGGTTGCTATTCGAAAAATGTAAAAAGTATTTTTATCACCCATCAAGTTAACTTTTTGTTTTCTGGATTTTGGAAATGGGGAGGATGGTTAGTGAATCGATGGCATCATACAAAAATGAAAAATTTCCATTCAATTTGGATTCCTGATTTAGCCGATAGCTTTCTTTCGGGTGGTCTATCAAAATCGAACTTAGAAATGGTTACGTTCATTGGGCCGCTCTCCAGATTTTCTATTCCTGTAGAAAACTCTCAAAAAAAATACGATTTGTTGGTTTTGATTTCAGGGCCAGAACCACAGCGAACTATTTTTGAAAGGTTAGTTAAAAAGCAATTAGAAAAGAAAACCTTGAGGAGTTTAATCGTTAAAGGTAAACCTAACGGTCGAGAAGAGTTATCACCGGAAGCGAGTATAACAGAAGCAAACCATCTTTCTGCGGCTCAACTTCAACAAACTATTGAGCAATCGGAGTTTATTTTGTGCCGCTCGGGTTATAGCACCGTGATGGACTTAGCAAATCTTAAGAAAAAGAATGTCATTTTTGTTCCAACACCCGGCCAGCCCGAGCAAGAATATTTGGCTTGGAAGTTTAAGTCAGAGGGAATTGCCCATTCGATAGAACAAAGGGATTTAGCGATTGAGAAGGATATGAAACTGGCAAGGGGTTTTAAGGGTTTTTGTTTTTCGAGTAGCAATGACACGCTAATTAAAGCAATAGAGAAATTGGGGAGTTAGTGGGAAGCATATAGGAGTTAGTAATCAATAGACTCATTACCGCTTACTACTTACCGCTTATCGAACACCGAATACTGATTACCACTTACCAACCACCTCTCACTATGAACCACTTCTTCAAAAGTTTTCAGTATGCCTGGCAGGGATTAAAACTTGCCATGGCCGAGCAGCGGAACTTGCGCTTTCATTTGGTTATTGCTTTGCTGGTAATCGTTCTAAGTTTTGTTCTTCAAATTTCCTTTATTGAATGGTGTATCATTATTGTCTGTATAGGAATGGTCATCTCAGCAGAGCTTTTTAACTCTGCCATCGAAAAGTGGGTTGATGTGGTCAGCCCGGAGCGAAATAAAAAAGCAGGCGACATCAAAGACATTTCCGCGGCAGCGGTTTTGATATTAGCCATCATGGCAGTTATTATCGGCTGCATTATCTTTGGCAAACAGTTACTTTTGCCATAATGGACTTGAAAAACATTTGGATTGACACCCATGCTCATATTTATTTAGACGAGTTTAGAGTTGATAGAGACGATATGCTCCATCGAGCAGACGCGTTGGGTGTAAAAAGAATCTATATGCCCAACATCGACCACACCTCCATTGATGGCATGTTGGAATTGGAAGAAAAAACCAAAGGTACCTGTATTGCCATGATGGGCTTGCATCCATGTTATATCAAAAAAGGTTTTGAACGCGAACTTTACTTGGTGGAAGAATGGCTGGCGAAAAGAAAATTTTCGGCCGTGGGAGAGATTGGCACAGACTTGTATTGGGATAAGACTTTTTGGGAGCAGCAGCAGGAAGCATTTAACTTGCAGGTTACTTGGGCAAAAAAATACCAACTGCCAATTGTCATTCATTGCAGAGAATCCATTGACGAAACCATTGCCCTGCTCGAACCACTTTTGGATGGAAAATTGAAAGGCGTATTCCATTGCTTTTCAGGAACGATTGAGCAAGCAAGGAAAATTACATCCATGGGTTTTTACTTGGGATTGGGAGGAGTGGCCACTTTTAAAAATGGTGGCATGGATAAAGTGATTCCGGATTTGGACTTGGATAATATAGTGTTGGAAACGGATAGTCCGTACTTGGCGCCCGTTCCGCATCGTGGTAAACGCAACGAACCTTCCTTCATCCCATTGATTGCCCAAAAAATTTGTGAGTTGAAGAAGGTAACAACAAATGAATTGGCATCCATCACTACTTTAAATGCTACCCGACTTTTTGAACCATGATCCCGTAACTAGTATCCAGCATCCAGTAACCAACATCTAGCAATGTCCTACAAGAAAATCAATATCAACACGGCATCACCAGGTCAAGCACAAGCCAAGGTAATGATAGTGTACACGGGTGGCACGTTTGGCATGGTGCGAAACAAAGAAGGTGCACTGATGCCATTTGACTTTGCCTTGATTTTAGAACACCTGCCCACCTTGCGAAATCTGTATTTGGATTTGACAGTGGTGTCTTTTGATGAACCGATTGACTCGTCCAATATCCAACCATCGCATTGGCAAACCATCGGGCAAATCATTTTTGATCATTATGTTGAGCAAGATGGTTTTGTAGTGTTGCATGGAACCGATACGATGTCGTTCACCGCTTCGGCATTAAGTTTTATGCTACAAGGGTTAGCAAAGCCAGTGGTGCTCACGGGTGCTCAACTGCCCATCAGCGAGCCGCGTTCGGACGCGCGCGAGAATTTGATAACATCATTGGAGATAGCAGCCGCAAAAAAAAACGGACGCCCGGTTGTGCCAGAAGTCTGCTTGTTTTTTGATTATGAATTGTTGCGCGGCAACCGAAGCAAGAAAGTGGAGAGCCGCCATTTCGATGCCTTTGAATCGAGCAATTACCCTCCGCTGGCCAAAGCTGGAGTAATGATTGACTATAATAATGGACAAATACACGTTCCACAAAAAGAAAGACCATTCAAACTTCGCACCCATTTCGATACCAACGTGGCCATTCTTAAATTCTTTCCGGGGATTAGTGAAAACGTAGTCAATTCAATTTTAAAAACAGAAGGATTAAAGGCATTGGTAATTGAAACCTATGGTTCGGGCAATGCTCCAGCGATTCATTGGCTAAAGAAATTGTTAAAGACTTCAATCGACAACGGTTTGTTAATACTTAATATTACCCAATGCCCGGGCGGTCGAGTAGAACAAGGAAAGTATGAAACCAGTCAGTGGTTAAAGGAGATTGGCGTTGTCAGTGGTGCCGACATGACCCTAGAAGCTGCGGTAACCAAGTTGATGATTCTATTGGGCGAACAAGGAGTGGAAAAAGCAAAGGAGTTGATTGGGAAACCAATAGCGGGAGAGATTACTATTTAAGTAATTTTGGTATTCGGTATTCAGTGTTCAGTATTCTGATTACCGCTTACCGACCACCGCTTACCTACAATCAAGCGCCATCAAGCGGAGAGGGAGGGATTCGACTCGTCCTCCGTAGTTTAAGCGAAGGAGGACATTTTCAATTAATCTTTGTTTCCATCTAATGAGGGTGTAGGATTCAGTTGAGATAGGAAGTGTTTATTTCTAAAAGCTATTCCAGAACCAGACTTTAGGTACTTTTCAAAAGCAAAAGCATTTTCTTTGGTCTTAAAGCCGCAATAGAAAACCAATTCGATAGGAAGCCTTGTTTTGGTGTATTCAACATATCCCTTACTATGTCTTTCTAGACGTGCATCTAAATTATGTGTGCATCCAGTGTAGTAGGTGTTGTCAGAGCATTTTAGAATGTAAACGATTTGCATTAAGATAGAAAAGGTTAAGCTAAGCTAAAGCATCTAGTTAGTATGATCACTCATAAGTAATGTATAACCCTCCTTCGCTGAAGCTACGGAGGGTGAAGCGGAGAGGGAGGGATTCGAACCCTCGTTACCTTGCGGTAAACACGCTTTCCAAGCGTGCTCGATCGGCCACTCTGACACCTCTCCGAAAAAAAGCCCACAAAGAAATGGATTAATCCCAGCAAAACATCCCTTTTGTTCAATTTCTATCACTTTTTCCGTGACTTCACGTCCAATTTGGTATTGTAGACCCAGATGTTGAAAAATAAGTGCACTGTTTTTCAGTTTTTTTTTCAAAATCTTGCTAAGAAATCGGTAAAACCTTTAATTTTGGCCACTTCAAGTTTTATCATAAACCTTAAACCATGAAAAAATTAGTAACGATTTTAGCTTTTATTGGAGTGCTGGCATTTGGCGCTACCAAATCAATGGCACAAGTAACAGACAGTGCCTCTCAAACAGCCGCTCCTGCTGCAACTGTAACTGAAGCAGCTTCTGACGCAGTACCGGCAGAAGAAGGAGAACGCACATTTCATCAAGAACTCAAAAAGCAATTCATTGATGGCGATCCAAGATACATGTGGCCAATTTTGATTGTGTTTATTCTTGGTTTGGCCATAGCAATTGAGCGTATTATTATGCTTAACCTAGCTACTACTAACACTAAAAAATTATTGGGCCAAATTGAGGATGCATTGTCGAAAGGTGGAATAGAAGCTGCCAAGGAAATTACTAAAAATACACGTGGCCCTGTGGCCTCTATCTTTACGCAAGGTTTGATGCGCTCAAGCGAAGGTGTGGAAATGGTAGAGAAATCAGTTGTTTCTTATGGCGGTGTGGAAATGGGTCGCTTGGAGTCTGGTTTGATCTGGATTTCATTGTGTATCTCATTGGGCCCTATGCTTGGTTTCTTCGGAACAGTTGTTGGGATGGTGGGCGCTTTTGAGGCTATTGAAGCGGCTGGTGACATGTCACCATCTATTGTAGCCGGTGGTATGAAAGTGGCCTTGATCACAACTGTGGGCGGTCTAGTAGTAGGTATGGTGCTGCAAGTATTGTATAACTATTGTGTATCAAAAATTGATAGTTTGGTGAATACTATGGAGAATGCCTCAATTTCATTGATTGATATTTTAGTGAAACATAAGTTAACAAAATAAATTTATGACTGAAATGATTTCCCCAGGTTTATACCTGATGTATGGTTTAATGGTGGTGGCCTTGATAGCTTCTGTTGGAATGCCGATTTATTATGCTATCAAACATCCAGCCGAACTAATTAAATCTTTGGTCGGTATTGCAGTGCTTGTAATTTTGTTTGGTGTATCATATGCCTTTTCTGGATCTGAGGTATCTATCAAAGCAGCATCTATGGGCATAACTCCACAAAGTTCTAAGTTAATTGGAGCCGGTATGATTATGTTTTACATAACGATGCTAGTTGCTACTGTTTTGATTGTTTTTTCTATGATACGAGATGTTATTAAAAATTAATTAAAGTAATAATAAATAACGATGCCACGCGCTACTCCAGAAATACCTAATGCATCCATGGCCGATATCGCTTTTTTGTTGTTGACCTTCTTTTTGGTTACCACAACAATCAATAACGATAAGGGCTTGAGCATTGGTTTACCTCCTCCTCCTGATCCTAACCAGAATCAGGAAGTGAAAATGCAGGAGAAGAATATTTTTAAAATCCAAGTCAACTCTTCTGACAACTTGCTGGTGGAAGGCGAGCCCATGACGGACGTGACGGATTTGAAGGAAATGATAAAGAAATTCATCACCAACAATGGTGCTGACCCCGCCAGCTCAGAAAACCCTGAGAAGGCTATCATCTCTTTTAAAACGGATCGCGGTACCAGTCACAAGCGATTTGTGGAAATATTGGATATCTGCCAAGGTGCCTATTATGACATCTATGCCGAGCAAGCTGGTGTTTCAAACAAAGAGTTTAGAGACGCAGCTTCTCTTATATCATCTGACCCTGAAAAGAAAGCTTTGTACGAGAAAGGCAAAGCAGGCTATCCAATGAACATTTCTATTGCGGAGCCAACCAAAGTTGGAAATTAAACCAAATACGATATGTCAAAGTTTAAGAAAAAAGCAGAAGTAAAGCAGGACATCCCTACCTCATCAATGCCCGATGTGGTGTTCATTTTGCTATTCTTCTTCATGGTGACCACCGAAATGCGCGAAACCACCATTAACGTGAAGCAACAATTGCCGCGAGCTGCTCAGCTCCGAAAATTGGAGCGAAAGACATTGGTGGCCAGTTTGTACATCGGTCAACCAACCAAAGCCAGCGATGGTACTGACGAAAAAATTCAAGCCAACGATGTTTTTATTGATACCCGCGATATCATTAAGTGGGTAAATGAGGAGAAAGCAAAGTTGGATGAAGTAGAGCGTGAAGCAATCACCATTTCCCTTAAAGTGGATAGTGAGGCCAAGCGCGGCATTATCGCTGACGTGGAAACGGAACTGCGAAAAGGAAATGCACGCAAGGTTCTTTACACGGCATCCGAGAATGCAGCAAAAAAACTACTGAACTAATTTTTCAAGGTTATTCTATAACAAAAGCCCTGACGCACACCGTTGGGGCTTTTGCTTTTAGTGCCTACTGTGTAGCTTGCTTTTCCGATTACTTGAACTTCGTTAGTATTAGCTATGTCAGTGTAAAAAGGGTTTAAAAAAGAAGGACATGAAAAGTAAATGTAACGTTAATAGATTCAGTCACCCCCTCGCCTTTGGAGAGGGGGCAAGGGTGTGAGGTATGACCGCAATCAAAAATAATCCCCGTATTATCCGTGCTTGGTGTGCCTATGATTGGGCAAATTCAGTGTATTCATTGGTCATCACCTCGGCTATTTTCCCAATCTATTATCAGGCCATGGCCAAAGGGGAGAATGGCAGCGATATCGTGTCTTTTTTGTTTTGGTCAGATATCCCAAACTCTGCATTGTATTCCTATTCGCTTTCTTTTTCCTTTCTCATCATCACACCTTTGCTCCCCTTGTTATCAGGCCTGGCAGATTTTGCTGGCAAGAAAAAATTTTTCATGAAAATGTTTTGTACCATTGGCAGCATGGCCTGTGTGGGAATGTTCTTCTTTGATAAAACAAATTTGGGTTGGGGCATTGCTTGTATCATTTTTGCAAGCATCGGTTATTCCGGCAGCTTGGTTTTTTACGATGCTTTTTTGCCTGAGATTGCCACCGAAGACCAATTCGATCGGATCAGCGCCAAAGGGTACAGTTGGGGGTATTATGGTGGAGTGGTGTTGTTGGTAATGTGTTTGGCACTCATCCAATTTCACGAAGCCATTGGTTTTAAAGATAAACAAGATACAATGGTTCGTTTTTCATTTTTGTTGGTAGGTGTTTGGTGGATTGGTTTTGCACAAATTCCGTTTGCCTTATTGCCAGAAGAGATGCGAAAGGCAAAAGCCACCATTGGACAAGGTTACCGAGAGCTTGCCAACGTATGGAAAAGCTTTGCTGAAAATCAGGATTTAAAGAAATATATTTTAGCGTTTTTCTTTTTCAACATGGGTGTGCAAACGGTAATGTACATGGCCGCTACCTTTGGTGCGAAAGAATTAAAACTAGCGGACAACAAATTGATTTTAACTGTTTTGCTAATCCAATTGGTAGCGGCAGTAGGCGCCCATGTGTTTGCACGATTGTCGGGGAGCATGGGGAACAAAAAGGTTTTGATCATGATGATCGTCTTTTGGGTTTTTATTTGCATTGATGCCTACTTCGTTTACACCGAATGGCAATTTTATGCCTTGGCTTGTGCGGTAGGAGTGGTGATGGGCGGCATCCAGTCGCTTTCGCGAGCAACTTACACCAAACTAATTCCCAAGGGCTCCATCGATACGGCATCGTACTTTAGTTTTTTTGATGTCACCTTTAATCTTTCGATTGTGGTAGGCACATTTACCTATGGGTTTATTGAACACCTTACGGGAAGTATGCGAAACAGTACCCTGGCGATAGCCGTCTTTTTTGTGTTGGGTTTGTTGCTGTTGACTCAGGTAAGGTCTCCATCAATTATGAAAAAGAATGATTAAAGTTTCCAATTTGCTGTATCAATACAAAGGTGCCGATAAGCAAATACGGTTTCCTGATTTTGAAGTGCCCACAGGCGAAACCTCTTTGTTGCTGGGTGAATCGGGCAGCGGTAAAACGACTTTGTTGCATCTGATCGGTGGGCTTTTGCGTTCGCAAGTAGGAAACATTTTAATAGCAGGTAGTAACATCGCCCAGCTAACTGAATCAGCGTTGGATCGCTTTCGCGCCAAGCACATAGGGTTTATTTTTCAAAGGAATCATTTGATCAATGCCTTATCGGTGAAGAAGAATGTGGCCATGGCTCCTTACTTGGCAGGCGAAAAATCAATGGACCAGCGAATAGAGGAAGTATTGCTTCAATTAGGTTTGGCAGATAAGCAACACGCTAAAATCAATCAGTTGAGCGTAGGGCAAGCACAACGTGTGGCCATCGCTCGAGCGATGGTAAACAAACCCAATCTGATTTTGGCCGATGAACCAACTTCGGCCTTAGATGATACCAATTGCGAACGTGCCATTCATTTGTTGATAGACTTGGCAAAGGAAAATAATGCAACGCTTTTGGTGGCCACCCACGATCAGCGCTTGAAGTCGATTATACCCAAACAGATAGTCTTACCTCAAATCAGTAGCACGTGAATTTAGTTGTACTTGTTTGGAATTACTTAAAAGCAAAACCGCTCAATACATTGTTGAATGTTTTGCTGTTGGCATTGGGTATTGGCGTGATCATCGTGTTGCTGCTTTTTAAGAATCAGCTATCAGAAAAAATTGGAGGTGCCACCA
This genomic window contains:
- the ruvC gene encoding crossover junction endodeoxyribonuclease RuvC, with amino-acid sequence MEKKTIKENLKSAKERIVLGLDPGTNVMGYAIILIKGNQLTLLQYGVINMGKYGDHALKLKKIFDRVLGLVDEYKPDEVALEAPFFGKNVQSMLKLGRAQGVAMSAALYREVPITEYAPKKVKQSVTGNGNASKEQVARMLMQIFSIKELPKLLDASDALAVAVCHHYSKGIAASNRKKVASWGAFLKENPKRLKAVVK
- a CDS encoding glycosyltransferase; protein product: MTLYFLIIFGIYFVLVLAFLVGWFIAIQSDTKNLVEGRFITVIVPFRNEEKCILDLLNSIAKQTYPPNLFEVICIDDDSTDASKSKVELFCQQHSNFKCIQLGDGMVGKKKAITLGILQSKGELIVTTDADCTVSPQWLEKINSKFSNQTQLLIGAVKIESNGTFFSKLQATEFASLIGSGFATSAYQLPTMANGANLAFRKQAFDEVNGYAGSFEIASGDDEHLMRKIKMAFPNSIQVLAQPEAIVSTQPQPSLNDFVQQRVRWAGKWKFNQSVFTRLLAVFVLLFQVSWLALILFFAFGKTNSQVSMGLILTKIFLEFLFLYAVQLFLKMKWQWMPFFALQLLYPMYVVFVAVRSNFLHPNWKDRTV
- a CDS encoding PP2C family protein-serine/threonine phosphatase, producing the protein MPEAALRKKLEKKELELNSLLEITQAINNNVSEDSLYKIFKFTLRSNLQLTKLALFVRDQIWNCKVNFGTTANFMKSKLDSRFEMVKRIHQMTEFEQCPFHEFDMVIPIAHKGETLALVFVGGLNHQPNSPELEENVKFIQALSNIIVVAIENMKLANQQLQQEAFRKELEIASDVQQFLFPEKLPNTEHLKIEASYLPHDIIGGDYYDYIPINKNQFLICVADVSGKGIPAALMMSNFQASLRTLLRQTPNLTEIVEALNYQVFDNAKGEKFITFFGAIYDINLRTMVYVNAGHNPPLLFDKKNGVRLLEDGSTVLGAMQSLPFINEGFITDLAEFTLLAYTDGVTETSNDEGVEFGQQALIDYFEMNNQKELSTIHQDIIVQLDGFKGRNSYRDDITLLTCRVE
- a CDS encoding polysaccharide deacetylase family protein; translated protein: MLIYRTPSFLPWIFSNLLWRVETKAKEIYLTFDDGPIPGPTEFVLDTLKQFNAKATFFCIGENISKHPEIFQQVIIEGHAVGNHTFNHMKGWSTSTEKYVSNVELCANEIREKLPIAGYQLPVTSNKQLETSLLFRPPYGRIRPKQIKMLKGKYQIVMWDVLTSDYNISQSPEGCLKGSIKATRPGSIVVFHDSLKAERNMKYALPRYLEYFVRQGYIFKELADRR
- a CDS encoding diacylglycerol kinase family protein, producing the protein MNHFFKSFQYAWQGLKLAMAEQRNLRFHLVIALLVIVLSFVLQISFIEWCIIIVCIGMVISAELFNSAIEKWVDVVSPERNKKAGDIKDISAAAVLILAIMAVIIGCIIFGKQLLLP
- a CDS encoding TatD family hydrolase codes for the protein MDLKNIWIDTHAHIYLDEFRVDRDDMLHRADALGVKRIYMPNIDHTSIDGMLELEEKTKGTCIAMMGLHPCYIKKGFERELYLVEEWLAKRKFSAVGEIGTDLYWDKTFWEQQQEAFNLQVTWAKKYQLPIVIHCRESIDETIALLEPLLDGKLKGVFHCFSGTIEQARKITSMGFYLGLGGVATFKNGGMDKVIPDLDLDNIVLETDSPYLAPVPHRGKRNEPSFIPLIAQKICELKKVTTNELASITTLNATRLFEP
- a CDS encoding asparaginase, with protein sequence MSYKKININTASPGQAQAKVMIVYTGGTFGMVRNKEGALMPFDFALILEHLPTLRNLYLDLTVVSFDEPIDSSNIQPSHWQTIGQIIFDHYVEQDGFVVLHGTDTMSFTASALSFMLQGLAKPVVLTGAQLPISEPRSDARENLITSLEIAAAKKNGRPVVPEVCLFFDYELLRGNRSKKVESRHFDAFESSNYPPLAKAGVMIDYNNGQIHVPQKERPFKLRTHFDTNVAILKFFPGISENVVNSILKTEGLKALVIETYGSGNAPAIHWLKKLLKTSIDNGLLILNITQCPGGRVEQGKYETSQWLKEIGVVSGADMTLEAAVTKLMILLGEQGVEKAKELIGKPIAGEITI
- a CDS encoding GIY-YIG nuclease family protein, whose protein sequence is MQIVYILKCSDNTYYTGCTHNLDARLERHSKGYVEYTKTRLPIELVFYCGFKTKENAFAFEKYLKSGSGIAFRNKHFLSQLNPTPSLDGNKD